CCGCCTGGGCAGGAACTTCTCGCCCAGACGGTCGGCTTGTAAAGCTTCCCACGGCATGCAGTGAACTCTGCTGAACCGTCAGCCATGGAAAGCCTGTATGCTGTTTTCGCTATCAGTATATCATCAAAGGCAAAAAATAGCAATCAAATTTTGCTGCCTGGAAGGGTCAATCACCCCTGCATTCTTTCCAGGGCCCTGTGGGCGATATCTTTGCGGTACTGCACACCCTGGAAATGGATCTTCTCCACTCCTGCATAAGCCTTATCCACAGCTGCCTTGATATTCTCAGCCTCTGCCACCACGCCCAGCACACGGCCGCCGCTGGTGACAATCTTGCCGTCTTTTTCTGCCGTACCGGCATGGAAAACCATGGTGCCTGCCGCTTCAGCTTCCTCCAGGCCATGGATAGGCGCACCCTTCATATAGCTGCCGGGATAGCCGCCGGAAGCCAGCACTATGCAGACAGCCGCCCCGTCGGACCACTGGATTTCCTGCTGGTCCAGTTTTCCCTCGCAGCAGGCCAGCATGATTTCCGCCAGATCGCTCTTCAAGAGCGGCAGCACCACCTGGGTCTCCGGGTCGCCAAAACGGGCGTTGAACTCCACCACCTTGGGACCTTCTGCCGTAATCATCAGGCCGGCATAGAGGCAGCCCTTGTAGGGACGACCCTCGGCCTTCATGCCTGCGATGATGGGCTTCAGCACCTTCTCAACAGCAATCTCCACCATGTCAGGAGTCATGACCGGTGCGGGAGCATAGGTGCCCATACCGCCTGTGTTGGGGCCCTTGTCCCCGTCATAGGCCCGCTTGTGGTCCTGGGAGCTGATCATGGGGACGATGGTCTCGCCGTCTGTGAAGGCCAGCAGCGAAGCTTCCTCTCCCACCATGCACTCCTCAATGACCACGCGGCTGCCTGCATTGCCGAAGGAATTTCCTTCCATGATATTGTTGACGGCGGAAATAGCTTCCTCCACCGTCTGGGCTACCACTACCCCCTTTCCGGCTGCCAAACCGTCTGCCTTGATGACAATGGGAGCCCCCTGATCCTTCACATAGTCACGGGCTTCCTCGGCCTTGGTGAAGACCTTGAATTTGGCCGTGGGAATGTGATATTTTTCCATCATGGCCTTGGCAAAGGATTTGGAACCCTCCAGCTCTGCCGCTGCCTGACTGGGGCCAAAGGCGGGAATGCCAGCTTCCTCCAGAGCATCCACCAGGCCACGGGTAAGTGGCGCCTCCGGCCCTACCACTGCCATGTCAATAGCTGCCTGCTGGGCAAAGGCCACGATCATCTCGTTGTTGTCCAGGGAAATGCCCTCTACGCACTGGGCTACCTTCGCCATGCCAGGATTGCCGGGGATAGCGAAAATCTGCTCCACCCTGGGGCTCTGGGCAAGTTTCCAGGCCAGGGTGTGCTCACGGCCGCCGCCGCCGATTACCAGGATATTCATGCCTTCTCCCCCTGTTTGATGACCTTGGCCAGATAATCCTTGATAGCCGTATCATAGTCGGCAGTATGGGCAAAAGCTTCCTGAGCCAGTTCCATGCGCAGGCTGTCGCTGACTTCGCCGTCGGCTTCCACCTGAGCTGCCACCTCCTCATAGCGGGCAGGGTTGGTGACAATGGTGACGAACTTGAAGTTCTTGGCAGCTGCACGGATCATGGCAGGACCGCCGATATCGATGTTTTCAATAGCTTCAGCCAACTCCACACCGGGCTTGGCAATAGTCTCCTTGAAGGGATAGAGGTTCACCACCACCAGGTCGATGCCCTTGATGCCATGCTCCTGCATCTGATTGAGGTGCTCCTGATTGTCACGAACAGAAAGGATGCCGCCGTGGATAAAGGGATTCAGGGTCTTGACCCTGCCATCCATGATCTCGGGGAAGCCCGTCACATCGCTCACATAGGTCACGGGAATGCCCGCTTCCTTGATAGACTTCATAGTGCCGCCGGTGGAGATGATTTCCACCCCTGCAGCATGAAGCCTTTTAGCCAGTTCCACAACACCATTCTTATTGGAAACGCTGATCAGCGCGCGCTTGATTTTCATTTAAGCCTTTTCTCCTTCTATGATATGCACATGACGACCTTCAACCTTGAGCCTGCCTTCGCAGTAAAGCTGTACGCATTTGGGGTAGATGATATGTTCCTGTTCCAGCACCCGTGCCCCCAGAGTTTCTTCCGTATCCCCCGGCAGCACCGGCACAGCGGCCTGCATGATGATGGGACCCGAATCCGTCCCCTCATCCACAAAGTGCACCGTGCAGCCGCTGACCTTCACGCCGTAGGCCAGCACATCCCTGTGGGCATGGGCCCCCGGGAAACTTGGCAGGAGTGCAGGGTGTATGTTCATGATGCGCCCTGCAAAATGCCTGACAAAAAGCGGCGTCAGGATGCGCATGAAGCCTGCCAGCACCACCAGGGTGACTCCGGCTTCCTCCAACTCCTTGATGAGAGCTTCCTCAAAAGGCTCCCGCCCCTCGTAATGCTTGCGATTCACACATACCGCCTTGATGCCGGCCTTCCTGGCCCTTTCCAGCGCAAAGGCCTCAGGCTTGTCTGCAAGGACAACGGCAACCTCTGCCTCTACCTCTCCGCGGCCGATGGCATCAATGATGGACTGCAGGTCCGTGCCCCGGCCTGAGCAGAGGACTCCCAGTTTTTCCTTCTCAGCCACGGAACACCCCGCCTTTGATGGTCACATCGTGATTGCCCTTCACTACCCGGCCAATCTCATAAACCGTCTCGCCCCGGGCAGCCAGGAAAGCTTCAATCTTCTCAGCCTCATCTATGCTGGCAATGAGCACCATGCCAATGCCCATGTTGAAGGTACGGTACATCTCAGGCCAGTCCACATTGCCCCACTGCTGCAGCAGCTTGAAAATGGGAGGCACCTGCCAGGCTTCGGCATTGACTTCCACAGCCAGTCCCTCTGGCAGGGCACGGGGAATATTGTCGTAGAAACCGCCGCCGGTGATATGCACCAAACCGTGCAGGTCGAATTCCTTCAGCAGGGGCAGGCAGGACTGGGGATAGAGGCGGGTGGGAGTCAGTAGCTCCTCGCCGATGGTCTTGCCCAGTTCCTCAATATACTCATCGCCCTTGAAGCCCTTGTGCTCAAAGACAATCTTGCGCACCAGGGAGTAGCCGTTGGAATGGACGCCAGAGCTGGGCAGTCCCAGCAGGATATCCCCTTCTTTGACCTTCTCAGAGGTAATCAGCTTGGATTTTTCCACCACGCCTACGGCAAAGCCGGCAATGTCATACTCACCTTCAGGGTAGAAGCCGTTCATTTCAGCCGTCTCACCGCCAATCAGGGCGCAGCCGGACTCGCGGCAGGCGCTGGCCACACCCTTCACCACATCTGCCACCTGCTCGGGATCAAGCTTGCCCACAGCCAGGTAGTCCAGGAAAAAGAGTGGCTCGGCCCCCTGCACCAGGATATCGTTCACGC
This genomic interval from Selenomonas sp. AB3002 contains the following:
- the purM gene encoding phosphoribosylformylglycinamidine cyclo-ligase; translated protein: MTEKLTYKDAGVDIDAGNRSVQLIKDSVKATYRPEVLGDLGGFGGLFALQAANYKEPVLVSGTDGVGTKLRLAFMLDKHDTIGQDAVAMCVNDILVQGAEPLFFLDYLAVGKLDPEQVADVVKGVASACRESGCALIGGETAEMNGFYPEGEYDIAGFAVGVVEKSKLITSEKVKEGDILLGLPSSGVHSNGYSLVRKIVFEHKGFKGDEYIEELGKTIGEELLTPTRLYPQSCLPLLKEFDLHGLVHITGGGFYDNIPRALPEGLAVEVNAEAWQVPPIFKLLQQWGNVDWPEMYRTFNMGIGMVLIASIDEAEKIEAFLAARGETVYEIGRVVKGNHDVTIKGGVFRG
- the purN gene encoding phosphoribosylglycinamide formyltransferase; its protein translation is MAEKEKLGVLCSGRGTDLQSIIDAIGRGEVEAEVAVVLADKPEAFALERARKAGIKAVCVNRKHYEGREPFEEALIKELEEAGVTLVVLAGFMRILTPLFVRHFAGRIMNIHPALLPSFPGAHAHRDVLAYGVKVSGCTVHFVDEGTDSGPIIMQAAVPVLPGDTEETLGARVLEQEHIIYPKCVQLYCEGRLKVEGRHVHIIEGEKA
- the purD gene encoding phosphoribosylamine--glycine ligase encodes the protein MNILVIGGGGREHTLAWKLAQSPRVEQIFAIPGNPGMAKVAQCVEGISLDNNEMIVAFAQQAAIDMAVVGPEAPLTRGLVDALEEAGIPAFGPSQAAAELEGSKSFAKAMMEKYHIPTAKFKVFTKAEEARDYVKDQGAPIVIKADGLAAGKGVVVAQTVEEAISAVNNIMEGNSFGNAGSRVVIEECMVGEEASLLAFTDGETIVPMISSQDHKRAYDGDKGPNTGGMGTYAPAPVMTPDMVEIAVEKVLKPIIAGMKAEGRPYKGCLYAGLMITAEGPKVVEFNARFGDPETQVVLPLLKSDLAEIMLACCEGKLDQQEIQWSDGAAVCIVLASGGYPGSYMKGAPIHGLEEAEAAGTMVFHAGTAEKDGKIVTSGGRVLGVVAEAENIKAAVDKAYAGVEKIHFQGVQYRKDIAHRALERMQG